One Acidobacteriota bacterium genomic window, GCGATGCGCAAGAAGTTCGCAAGACTTTATCAGTACGCATAAACCGCAGTCATAACCAGAACGTCGAGGGAATATGGCGAAAGAAAAGTTTGACCGGTCGAAACCGCACGTGAACGTGGGGACGATCGGACACATCGATCACGGCAAGACGACGCTGACGGCGGCGATCACGAAGGTTTTGCAGAAGCACAACCCGAAGA contains:
- a CDS encoding GTP-binding protein; translation: MAKEKFDRSKPHVNVGTIGHIDHGKTTLTAAITKVLQKHNPK